DNA sequence from the Geobacter sp. AOG2 genome:
CCGGTTCGTGGTCGGTTACGGCAGAAGCCGGCGGTTCGGGTATTGTCGGGGCGGGAGAACAGGCCTTGATGCAGTCGTTGTATGCGGCGTCATTTTTATCCATGCACTGTTTATGGTCTTCATCCGAAAATCCGCCTGCCGGCGGGCAGTACATGTCGACGGAGCGTTTATCGGTCGTACAGGCGGCGAGACAGTCGGATTTCTCGTCGGCACGGCTTGTAGCGGCAAGGGGGAAGAGGAGAAGAAGCAACAGCACGGTGACGATGAATCGCATGGTGAGAGCCCTTATGCCTTTCTTCGATCTTTTCCTTCATAGGTGTTTTTGCTGGATGGTTCCCGCACGGGGTCCCTGCTGACCCGAACCCAGCCGTCCGAACGGCGGAAGGAGAGAATCCGCCGCTTCTGCACAAACGAATCGAGCTCTTCGGCACCGACGACACCCGGCGTCCCGTCTATAAAAATAACCGGAATCTTCATAGGCCCTTTCTACCAAACTTTCACCGTCTCCACAACCCCCGAAATAGGGAAAGAAGATGACCGGTATTTTCGGTGCGTCGCGGTTCGCGACTCTTAGAGTCCAGGCCGGCGGCGGATGCCGGAGACGCAAAAAGGCCGCCATGAATGGCGGCCTTTTTGCTGTCCGATGAACGGGGGCCAGGTGAACGGTGGAGCGTCCCGCCCCTACCCCTGCACCACCCCAGGCACGGCATCGCCGTGCCCGCCCATCCTAAAAGTCATCGTTTTCGCGCTGTTTCTTGAGCATGTCGTCAAAATACAATTCCGGGGACGTCAACTTCGCTACCTCAGCTTCGCTGTATCCGAGGGCGCGGAAGTTCAACACGCCGTTGACGTTATGGCAATTCACGCAGGTCAGCGCCTTTGCCTTCGTAACGAGGTGACTGCTGGAGAAATAGATGGTCTGCCATCCCGGCTCAGCTTGGTACTTCTTTATTCCCAGCGTCTTGGCCGCCGAAGCGACACCGGCCAGCGCATCGCCGGTGGCCATGGGTTGGGCAAAGTCCATGGAGAGCAGGTTTCCGGTCAACTTATCGTAGTAAGCCTTGCCCTGGAAGATCTTGAAGGGGTAGATCTTGCTGGTCTTATCCCCACGGCTCCCCTTGGGACCGATAAAATGCGGTTCGTTACGGACGGTTTTGTTATACCAGGCATACACGGGGGTACTTTCGTTGGCTTCCCTCTTCAGGGTTGACGGCTCATAAAAGCCGTTCGCCTGTTTTTCCCATTTCGTGAAATTTTTCGCGCTCGCCCCGCCGGTCTTGGGAATATGGCAGGTCTGGCAAGCTATCCGGGCCGTATGGCGATTGTAGGCTTGATCCTTGTGGGGGTTTTCCGGGTGGCAGCCCGAGGTGGTACAGGTCAGCCGGATGCCGTCGTTCGCCCAGTTATTGGGGTCATAACCACTGGGGAAAAGGTGATCCTTGGCTTTATGACAGTCCGAGCATCCCATCTGCTTGGCGGCGTGCACATCGTTTGCCGGGGTAAAAGCGAAACCGCGCTTGATGTAAACACCACCGCCTGCCGCTTCGTGGCAGACCATGCAGTTTTTGGTCTTGGGCTTGTCAATGGCCAATGCCGCCTTGGTAGTGCGGTCCTGGCCCATGACGATCCGGCCCTTCTCGTCTTTGTACGGCTTGCGGTGACTGAAGTCGTAGGCCGACGAATGGCAGATCAGGCAGTCAATGGCGGCTTCGGCCTCGGGACCCGTGCTCCCCACGTCGCTCACGTGGTTGCCCGGATGGCAGGTATTGCAGCCAGAATACTTCGTTTTGCCGGCGGCGTTAAGCGGAATCTCCTTCAAGTTGTTGACGATGTCGTTGCCGTTGCACATGGTGTAGATACGGTTTTTCATCCCGTATTCCTTGCCGGCTTCCAGGTTGTCGACGTTGTCAACCTTTGAGGCGTGCTTCCAGTGTACCGTTTCAAGAAACTTGCGCGCGGTTCCCGGATGACATTCTTCGCAGGTCGAGGGGCCCTTATATCCGTTCTTTTCGATATATTCGCGCCCAGGATGTTCCGCGCCCTGGGCGATGCCGGATAACCCACACAGTAATGCCGCCGCTACCAACAACTTGAGATTCATGATCGCCTCCGAAACAGAAATTTTTCTAAATATACAAAATACAATATATATGTCAATACAAATTTATATATATCAAATTAATGTATGATGTGGGCCTTCGCAGCACCCGCGAGATCCCCCTTCGTTGCGTCATATCCCCCACGGTCGCGGATGGGAGGCAGGGCGAAATCACCCTTCACCTGCCATGCATCCTTCAAATATACCCACGGGGCCAGGGCCGACAGCGTGTAGCCGGGCTCCAGCTCGATTTTCTCGGAACGGATATTACGAATGAACAGGCCGCTTTTGTCGGCCACCACCTCGTGGCTGCCGTTGAACGGCAGCGCGCCGGGGTCGCCATACTCCCAGGAGACCTGCTGGCGCTGCGCCCCCTCCGGGTCGGCGTGGCAGGAGTCGCAGCTTCGCCCCTTGCCGTACTTGTGGGACATTTTGTCCATCTGGATCCAGAGCAGGGCCTTGTTGTTCTCCGGCAGGCCGCCGAAAAGCCCCACGTAGGCCCAGGCGTCGTCCGTCCGCTTCAGGCCCGGCAGGTCGGCGGGATACCGCCAGTGCAGCCCCGGCCTGAAGGGTGACGTAGTCTGGTTCATGACCGCCATGGGGAACGGTTTGACCGGAATCCACCGCCCCTGCTGATCCTTGAGCAGAAACGGCTCGGCCATGATCCCGTAATAGGCTTTGAACTTGAAGTAGGGGGTCGCCACCCCCGCCAGTTTTCCCGGCCCCCAGTAGGTCCCCTGGTAGCCCCCCACGTTGCGGATATGGCAGGCTTCGCAGGTCAGGTTCCTGTGCAGGGAAGCCTTATGTCTCCCGACAATCGCCGCGTGGCAGCGGATGCAGGAGTCGCCGGCCTGCCGCCTGACCATGGCGTGGCCGATGGCGGGGTTGCTTTTGGTACTTTCATGGCAA
Encoded proteins:
- a CDS encoding GSU3473 family protein: MKIPVIFIDGTPGVVGAEELDSFVQKRRILSFRRSDGWVRVSRDPVREPSSKNTYEGKDRRKA
- a CDS encoding cytochrome C; this encodes MNLKLLVAAALLCGLSGIAQGAEHPGREYIEKNGYKGPSTCEECHPGTARKFLETVHWKHASKVDNVDNLEAGKEYGMKNRIYTMCNGNDIVNNLKEIPLNAAGKTKYSGCNTCHPGNHVSDVGSTGPEAEAAIDCLICHSSAYDFSHRKPYKDEKGRIVMGQDRTTKAALAIDKPKTKNCMVCHEAAGGGVYIKRGFAFTPANDVHAAKQMGCSDCHKAKDHLFPSGYDPNNWANDGIRLTCTTSGCHPENPHKDQAYNRHTARIACQTCHIPKTGGASAKNFTKWEKQANGFYEPSTLKREANESTPVYAWYNKTVRNEPHFIGPKGSRGDKTSKIYPFKIFQGKAYYDKLTGNLLSMDFAQPMATGDALAGVASAAKTLGIKKYQAEPGWQTIYFSSSHLVTKAKALTCVNCHNVNGVLNFRALGYSEAEVAKLTSPELYFDDMLKKQRENDDF